One window of the Desmospora profundinema genome contains the following:
- a CDS encoding diacylglycerol kinase, producing MKRARLIYNPTAGKEGIERQLPRILQRLEEKGLETSCHATRHPGDASHAAAEAVKRGFDIVIAAGGDGTIHEVVNGLAPFSSRPQLGIIPSGTSNDLARALHLPRDMVAACEVIGEGRACPMDVGRVQNHYFINVAAAGFLTEVTHQTPSRLKTVLGQFAYYAKGLEKLGTLLRPFRVRLESPQKIVEDEIYLIIVANSPSIGGFDQLAAQADIGDGLLDVLVVRKASLPELVHLVGSVLKGEHLDDERVLYFQTDRLEVISDKPMKLNLDGEWGGDLAGRFETLAGHLSVLCPAENQAPSGKWKKLRHRRGEH from the coding sequence ATGAAGCGTGCGCGCCTGATTTATAATCCGACGGCAGGAAAGGAAGGAATCGAAAGGCAATTGCCGCGGATCTTGCAGCGGCTGGAGGAGAAGGGACTGGAGACGTCCTGTCACGCTACCCGTCATCCCGGTGATGCCTCTCATGCTGCGGCTGAAGCGGTTAAGCGGGGGTTTGATATCGTGATTGCCGCCGGTGGAGATGGAACAATTCACGAAGTGGTCAACGGCCTGGCCCCTTTTTCCTCCCGGCCGCAATTAGGCATTATCCCCAGCGGAACCAGCAACGACTTGGCCCGGGCGTTGCACCTTCCACGTGACATGGTGGCCGCCTGCGAGGTGATCGGAGAGGGGCGAGCCTGTCCCATGGATGTGGGGCGTGTACAAAACCACTACTTTATCAATGTAGCTGCCGCCGGTTTCTTGACGGAAGTCACCCATCAGACACCCAGCCGATTAAAAACGGTTCTGGGCCAATTCGCTTATTATGCCAAGGGGTTGGAGAAGCTAGGGACGTTGCTGCGCCCTTTCCGGGTCCGGTTGGAGTCTCCGCAAAAAATAGTGGAAGACGAGATCTATCTGATTATTGTCGCCAACAGCCCTTCCATCGGCGGATTCGATCAACTGGCGGCTCAAGCCGACATCGGAGACGGGTTATTGGATGTGTTGGTGGTTCGCAAAGCCAGTCTGCCGGAATTGGTCCATCTCGTGGGATCGGTCTTGAAAGGGGAGCATTTAGATGATGAACGGGTCCTTTATTTCCAGACGGACCGGTTGGAGGTTATTTCCGATAAACCGATGAAACTTAATCTGGACGGGGAATGGGGCGGCGATTTGGCCGGCCGTTTTGAAACCCTCGCCGGCCATTTATCCGTCTTGTGTCCCGCAGAGAACCAGGCTCCTTCAGGCAAATGGAAAAAACTTCGTCATCGGCGGGGAGAACATTGA